The following coding sequences are from one Triticum aestivum cultivar Chinese Spring chromosome 5A, IWGSC CS RefSeq v2.1, whole genome shotgun sequence window:
- the LOC123105719 gene encoding mitotic-spindle organizing protein 1B, producing MGMEESAGGAARQAKESLELAFQMSQILDTGLDRHTLSLLMALCDRGANPEALAALVRELSSAAPPSAAATAPASNTTAAPATPSLFPSGFRQL from the coding sequence ATGGGAATGGAGGAGTCGGCGGGGGGTGCCGCGAGGCAGGCCAAGGAGTCGCTGGAGCTGGCGTTCCAGATGTCCCAGATCCTGGACACCGGCCTCGACCGCCACACCCTCTCGCTGCTCATGGCGCTCTGCGACCGCGGCGCCAACCCGGAGGCCCTCGCCGCCCTCGTCCGCGAGCTCTCCTCCGCCGCTCCGCCgtctgccgccgccaccgcacccgCCTCCAACACCACAGCGGCCCCGGCCACCCCCTCGTTGTTCCCCTCCGGCTTTCGCCAGCTCTAG